Proteins found in one Plasmodium gaboni strain SY75 chromosome 13, whole genome shotgun sequence genomic segment:
- a CDS encoding hypothetical protein (conserved Plasmodium protein, unknown function): MSCNIKKRSCDVNIFEGDEKCCSKTKNKSFCIYVSSGKKDNMMKRRKCNVMGGKEKYDEKIFMEIKNLYTNDYKKEDNKTNHNNNNNNNNNNDNREYNIYSDKLCISCNDDLSCDGNNKGDNICNNILYEEIYKKEEENNVFIDEHNNIYRSNIFSSNEKNNKNIIIKKRTKDILYEKVYSKSDNDSSKKNKIRRLLNEEYVRSFSYETDVYKRKDDCINGNKKNIYNTCSVDKIFEIPSDCKNKDKGYNNMECINNNKNKSDKNHNIERNLKEYINDKENQNNDFLFLKYNNDNKLCEGLNNDDSCLIEEEKYKKKIINDINLNGNIIKYMNTSGNGNKSYLDEKECNIYNRDDKNFDEYKVSVYSVDKDEKKYFTHNNNNSQHDNNYFKSYYNSSSKRSGTIESIKCGKNIRDIKDSIYEKKKKIKSIHNKILRLIKEDNNKYVGNVINDKNKKYEKNEDNKKKNIYNNDNMNEEDYKKNDDVVEINKKDNENYMRDTIWNNNSNMDCNIYNNNSNSYSVDGSYIPLEEQIKKKGNIIIDKQNNECEIFIDEKIKKICSIKKYKKLNLSHTFLNNIKLIYEKKDLKKNKKKYILIVNKKCLEKYSYFHTIINTYCKENKSIKMDQYINYNLSKILFCNNIIKEINKYNFKKIMKALDFYGYSYDNIFLKNLCNKIIINKWLNNDNFFQKILKSKRFLKVALFFDLIYNFLYKNNIFLKYFFSFSGGRFIKSFIDYNKNKALKLINKIIKNIKDLNPSTNSVIDFLCGFYSNEEKENKYSKLSRTNYLYGIKDKDIIIKKKTNGSRKKSSNTYIYMKNKKYNKKILRNILNNVWLNTDMFIKESIYYGQNFSLQKNNLRKKNNTIYDIEKIENFLYDKNDRSYSSRCTNSSNENFYQYDTYKNQENEYLDDHSSIDDEKELENVMNNFYSSNDLNINFNGHMNETLNQCIYNQSGNVNFDNNIPDDSQQYGDDYIGNNINHNKTFQSFEGIPNMAFDLYTQDDKNRSRGDTFISLSFKEEERCNTDKYVKDTCFLGIGVRSKENKINDFNCFNINLKIMIRDNLLSKIKCNISKSGKKISPFFPVWPNIPDFFGFKMFKNIKKDFKRMKKNITMNKKQSSLDIINNKKKYKNIISEDYERIDIAQKKKKKFNEEEYMLDNNNIKKNNMKNKKCINIDEIKLKDLHYILNIRIYPIRTLLLYILYNSFFKDNNNEFIEFFCNSINNEIKEWLLLFLLPNFINKSIHKVTYPLKLTKNIFIESSEFYEDFFSNEYSKMNDIEKIIIYTKNCNEEYSDICPFLFCYLWLKSNDYKIDKWISSKINEMLFTFPYANFLLSKYFSNFLLFIQLFRTSLDLDHMYLCKSHFYVSLKHNISYIHESLVNVLFSSTIYDP; encoded by the exons atgagTTGTAATATAAAGAAACGCTCGTGCGATGTGAATATTTTTGAGGGAGATGAAAAATGTTGTAGTAAGACAAAAAACAAATCTTTTTGTATATACGTATCAAGTGGAAAAAAGGATAATATGATGAAGAGAAGAAAATGTAATGTTATGGGAGGCAAGGAAAAGTATGATgagaaaatatttatggagataaaaaatttgtatacgaatgattataaaaaggaagataataaaactaatcataataataataataataataataataataatgataatagagaatataatatttatagtGACAAATTATGTATATCCTGTAATGATGATCTATCATGTGATGGTAATAACAAAGGCGataatatttgtaataacatattatatgaagaaatatataaaaaggaagaggagaataatgtttttatagatgaacataataatatatatagaagtaatatattttcatcaaatgaaaaaaataataaaaatattataattaaaaaaagaacaaaagatattttatatgaaaagGTATATTCTAAATCTGATAATGATTCTTCAAagaagaataaaataagaagATTATTAAATGAGGAATATGTCAGAAGTTTTTCTTATGAAACGGatgtatataaaagaaaagatGATTGTATAAatggaaataaaaaaaatatatataatacttGTAGTGttgataaaatatttgaaatTCCATCTGattgtaaaaataaagataagGGGTATAACAATATGGaatgtattaataataataagaataaaagTGATAAAAATCATAACATAGAGAgaaatttaaaagaatatataaatgataaggaaaatcaaaataatgactttctctttttaaaatataataatgacaATAAATTATGTGAAGGcttaaataatgatgacAGCTGTTTGATTGAAGAGgagaaatataaaaaaaaaattataaatgatattaatttaaatggaaatataataaaatatatgaatacATCAGGAAATGGaaataaatcatatttGGATGAGAAGgaatgtaatatatataatagagatgataaaaattttgatGAATATAAAGTAAGTGTATATTCTGTTGATAAggatgaaaaaaaatactttacacataataataataatagtcaacatgataataattattttaaaagttACTATAACAGTAGCTCTAAAAGAAGTGGGACTATCGAAAGTATAAAATGTggtaaaaatataagagatataaaagatagtatatatgaaaagaagaaaaaaattaaaagtaTCCATAACAAGATTTTACGtttaataaaagaagataACAACAAATATGTGGGAAATGTAATAAAtgataagaataaaaaatatgaaaaaaatgaagataataaaaaaaaaaatatatataataatgataatatgaatgaagaggattataaaaagaatgaTGATGTTGTggaaataaataaaaaggataatgaaaattatatgagAGATACAATATGGAATAATAACTCCAATATGgattgtaatatatataataataatagtaatagtTATAGTGTTGATGGTAGCTATATACCACTTGAAGAACAGATTAAAAAGAAAggaaatataattatagacaaacaaaataatgaatgtgaaatttttatagatgaaaaaattaaaaaaatatgttctataaaaaagtataaaaaaCTAAATTTAAGTCACACCTTTTTAAACAATATTAAGTTAATTTATGAAAAGaaagatttaaaaaaaaataagaagaaatatatattaattgtTAATAAGAAATGTTTAGAGaaatattcttattttcatactattataaatacatattgTAAAGAGAATAAATCCATAAAAATGgatcaatatataaattataacttatctaaaatattattttgtaataatatcataaaggaaattaataaatataattttaaaaaaattatgaaagCATTAGACTTTTATGGATATtcatatgataatatatttttaaaaaatttatgtaataagattataataaataagtGGTTAAAcaatgataatttttttcaaaagatattaaaaagtaAAAGGTTTTTAAAAGTTgcattattttttgatttaatatataattttttatataaaaataatatttttctaaaatatttttttagtTTCTCTGGAGGTAGATTTATCAAATCATTTATagattataataaaaataaagccctcaaattaattaataaaattattaaaaatattaaagatTTAAACCCTTCTACAAATTCTGTAATCGACTTTCTATGTGGCTTTTATTCAAATGAAGAGAAGGAAAACAAATATTCTAAATTATCTAGAACAAATTATTTGTATGGaataaaagataaagatataattattaaGAAAAAGACAAATGGTAGTAGAAAAAAATCTAGTAAtacttatatttatatgaagaataaaaaatataacaaaaaaattttaagaaatattttaaataatgtatGGTTAAACACAGATATGTTTATAAAAGaaagtatatattatggacaaaatttttctcttcaaaaaaataatttaagaaaaaagaacaatacaatatatgatatagaaaaaatagagaattttttatatgataagAATGATAGAAGTTATTCAAGTAGGTGCACGAACAGTtcaaatgaaaatttttatcaatatgatacatataaaaatcaagaaaatgaatatttagATGATCATAGTTCTATAGATGATGAAAAGGAACTAGAAAATGtaatgaataatttttattcttcTAATGATcttaatataaattttaatgGACATATGAATGAAACATTAAATCagtgtatatataatcaatCTGGGAATGtaaattttgataataatattccAGATGATTCTCAGCAATATGGAGATGATTATATaggaaataatattaatcataataaaacatttcAATCATTTGAAGGTATACCTAATATGGCTTTTGATTTGTATACTCAGGATGACAAAAATAGATCAAG GGGAGATACTTTCATATCACTAAGCTTTAAAGAAGAGGAAAGATGCAACACTGACAAATATGTAAAGGATACATGTTTTTTAGGTATAGGGGTAAGAtcaaaagaaaataaaataaatgatttCAACTGctttaatattaatttaaaaataatgataagagataatttattaagcaaaataaaatgtaacATCTCTAAAAGTGGCAAAAAGATATCTCCGTTTTTTCCTGTGTGGCCTAATATCCCTGACTTTTTTGGATTTAAAatgtttaaaaatataaagaagGATTTCAAGAGGatgaaaaagaatattaCAATGAATAAGAAACAGAGCTCATtagatattataaataataaaaagaaatataagAACATCATAAGTGAAGATTATGAAAGGATAGATATAGctcaaaaaaaaaaaaaaaaatttaatgaagaagaatatatgttagataataataatataaaaaaaaataatatgaagaataagaaatgtataaatatagatgaaataaaattaaaagatcttcattatatattaaatataagaatatatcCTATAAgaacattattattatatatattatataattcattttttaaagataataataatgagtttattgaatttttttgcaatagtataaataatgaaataaaagaatggttattactttttttattaccaaattttattaataaatcaATACATAAAGTTACATACCCCTTaaaattaacaaaaaatatatttattgaatCGAGTGAATTTTATGaagattttttttctaatgaatattcaaaaatgaatgatatagaaaaaattattatatatacaaaaaattgTAATGAAGAATATTCTGATATTTGTccatttcttttttgttatCTATGGTTAAAATCAAATGATTATAAAATAGATAAATGGATAAGTTCAAAAATTAATGAAATGTTATTTACATTTCCTTATGCAAACTTTTTATTAAGTAAATATTTCTCTaactttttattattcatacAATTATTTCGTACCTCCTTAGATCTAGATCATATGTATTTGTGTAAATCTCACTTTTATGTCTCTCTCAAACATAACATTTCTTATATCCACGAATCTTTGGTTAACgtattattttcatcaaCAATATATGATCCATAa
- a CDS encoding hypothetical protein (conserved Plasmodium protein, unknown function) → MSLYNVKRKGTNITYHEQIYTYKNVEKYDEDKNVEKYDEDILDIDKTFLKVAYKNLEILKRINIYSKYDNNEEIYNPIINKRRRIRNKKVCSNNLIHDIKYMDILICGDKNSGKTTFLNCIGCIDNNKLAIKSECYEKDNMYHQSKNNYDNNDNNNEQINIKMNNHNIPYNNFNNYQIHTNNILNIDYNVKKENQQIIWNDNKLELLSYIPIIFSKLINRNYEQFRKSFKKNFLDTDVCEMSIFITRDDLSFINYEFNISNNFCNKYYFNYIKINFCEYGEDFFHKIKSYYKFYYNKNIRHNQIKKKKNKNKIENVSLLYSPMIVNMIESALFRIREIKYINFFINLKKSFILVKCTTRLYNMIIKKRYTKRSVLKMRHCKNMKRTLNNVLFYQRNIHIFNDYIHLKSDNKQYINNKKKKKNLFVTINEEWILKTFENINIIKNINNYNMKDILFLASRSFNFEKLSKKYYIFFNLTYNMNIINNIINKTKKKEQILYYLINRFVHKNWKVYKYKQRKNKTTNMFTEIIFKYYPNEKKNKYKASHKNNIYNINNIYNINNIYNIYNASHKNNIYISTKQEDMVNFLKYDKLQIHNFFKIFYDEYIYKNQNKSYVKLLEDEHFDLCFLFMKLYFYYHFYINKEKEEKRTLHRKKEPKLNFQNFIYLKQIEIIRKNDGITYNNICVPSCVYSFINLLKMYYKNYPFFTLKKNSILFLVNIILSSIAHYKLKKKSCDFFISSNKWTANYVCYFDKALIINSIVNLLEKKNEHDEKEVNNNIMKQQGDINKYLFIDTKKKKKLHSIMSCLYYKKKYKRRRNILQGIIKNVDINNIPPYIIINNIKTHWLYIKKYMINLNICSYHNQYMYKYPDISYDIILYFNDNNKNFSFNINEENNYPKISFKPIYKNTYTHIKKNDDDKRKKKSILHFPFNHKVLKYFSDTFQRINDNKEHESLLQYLYVNFSNVLANLLTYINKEKYKNKHKRINLLVRNNIFLLLNYVMDIYYIIQYTCRGRTGKKKVKLKDKKLYITINNSNDTYINETNIPNNSLLLKEEKKITFHIYKNDPLFNSIYFLWEDLKINETQKLIQTYLEHLREHFYFSIYA, encoded by the coding sequence atgtCATTATACAACGTAAAAAGGAAAGGCACAAACATTACCTATCATGAACAGATTTAtacttataaaaatgtagaAAAATACGATGAAGATAAAAATGTAGAAAAATACGATGAAGATATACTAGATATTGATAAGACATTTTTGAAAGTTGCTTACAAGAATTTggaaatattaaaaagaataaatatatattcaaagtatgataataatgaagaaatatacaatcctattataaataaaaggaGAAGAATTCgtaataaaaaagtatgttctaataatttaatacatgatataaaatatatggatatattaatatgtgGTGATAAGAATAGTGGAAAGACCACATTCTTAAACTGCATAGGTTgtatagataataataagtTGGCAATAAAAAGTGAATGTtatgaaaaagataatatgtatcatcaatcaaaaaataattatgacaataatgataataataatgagcagattaatataaagatgaataatcataatataccatataataattttaataattatcaaatacatacaaataatatattgaatataGATTATAATgtgaaaaaagaaaatcaACAAATTATATGGAATGATAACAAACTCGAATTATTATCTTATATACCAATCATTTTTTCTAAACTTATTAATAGAAATTATGAACAATTCAGGAAGtcatttaaaaagaattttttaGACACTGATGTATGTGAAATGtctatatttataacaaGAGATgatttatcttttattaattatgagtttaatatatctaataatttttgtaataagtattattttaattatataaaaattaatttcTGTGAATATGGAGAAgatttttttcataaaataaaaagctactataaattttattataataaaaatataagacataatcaaattaaaaaaaaaaaaaataaaaataaaatagaaaacGTATCCTTATTATATTCACCTATGATAGTGAATATGATAGAAAGTGCTTTATTCAGAATAAgagaaataaaatacatcaacttttttataaatttaaaaaagtCTTTTATTCTTGTAAAATGCACTACACGCCTTTACAACATGATCATAAAGAAAAGATATACTAAAAGAAGTGTATTAAAAATGAGGCATTGCAAAAATATGAAGAGAACTCTTaataatgtattattttatcaaagaaatatacatatattcaatgattatattcatttaaaaagtgataataagcaatacataaataataagaaaaaaaagaaaaaccTTTTTGTTACAATTAATGAAGAATGGATATTAAAAACgtttgaaaatattaatataataaaaaatataaataattataatatgaaagaCATCCTTTTTTTGGCTAGTCGTTCATTCaattttgaaaaattaagtaaaaaatattatatattttttaatttaacatataatatgaatattataaataacattataaataagacaaaaaaaaaagaacaaatattatattatttaataaatagATTTGTTCATAAGAATTGGAAGGTTTATAAATACAAGCaaaggaaaaataaaactaCTAATATGTTTACagaaattatttttaagtACTATCCAAATGAAAAGAAGAATAAGTATAAAGCAtcacataaaaataatatatataatataaataatatttataatataaataatatatataatatatataatgcatcacataagaataatatatatatatccacAAAACAAGAAGATATggtaaattttttaaaatatgacAAACTCCAAATTcacaatttttttaaaattttttatgatgaatatatatataagaatcaaaataaatcatatgTAAAATTATTAGAAGATGAACATTTTGATCTGTgctttttatttatgaaattatatttttattatcatttttatataaataaagaaaaagaagaaaaaagaaccttacatagaaaaaaagaaccgaaattaaattttcagaatttcatatatttaaaacaaatagaaattataagaaaaaatgatgGCATAACttacaataatatttgtGTACCTTCATGTGTTTATagttttataaatttattaaaaatgtattataagaattatccattttttacattaaaaaaaaacagtatattatttttagtAAATATTATCTTGTCATCTATTGCGcattataaattaaaaaagaaaagttgtgattttttcatttcttcAAATAAATGGACAGCAAATTATGTATGTTATTTTGATAAGGCCTTGATCATTAATTCCATTGTAAATTTGttggaaaaaaaaaatgaacatGATGAAAAGGAAgtgaataataatattatgaagCAACAAGGggatataaataaatatctatttattgatacgaaaaaaaaaaaaaaattgcATTCTATTATGTcttgtttatattataaaaaaaaatataaaagacgtaggaatattttacaaggaataattaaaaatgtagatattaataatataccaccttatattataataaataatataaaaacacattggttatatattaaaaaatatatgatcaatttaaatatatgttcatatcataatcaatatatgtataaatatcCAGATATATCttatgatattatattatattttaatgataataataaaaatttctcttttaatataaatgagGAAAATAATTATCCTAAAATTTCATTCAAacctatatataaaaatacatatacacatattaaaaaaaatgatgatgataaaagaaaaaaaaaatctatATTACATTTCCCATTTAATCATAAAGTACTAAAATATTTTAGTGATACTTTTCAAAGAATAAATGACAATAAAGAGCATGAATCATTAttacaatatttatatgtgaACTTTTCTAACGTTCTTGCAAATTTATTGACATATATTAACaaggaaaaatataaaaataaacataaacGTATAAACCTGTTAGtaagaaataatatttttttattactcAATTATGTaatggatatatattatattattcaataTACTTGTCGAGGAAGAAcaggaaaaaaaaaagtcAAATTAAAGgacaaaaaattatatattacgataaataattcaaatgatacatatataaatgaaacGAATATACCAAATAATTCTCTTCttttaaaagaagaaaaaaaaattacttttcatatttataaaaatgatcCTTTGTTTAAttctatttattttttatggGAAGActtaaaaattaatgaaaCACAAAAATTGATACAAACATATTTAGAACATTTAAGGGAACATTTTTACTTTTCAATATATgcataa